AGTATGCATATCTGGGTGGTGAACAACAATACTTTGCAAATCCGGCTACAAAACTATGCATGTCCAACTACAATACTATGCATATCCGTCTAGTGATCAACGAAGTATGCATATCCGACCAAATGAACTTACTTGCTCATGGATTTGCGCACCGCTAGGCCACCATGCGATGAGATGCTTCAAGTGGCCGCAATACTTCGAGATggcctcttggatggtgtaccaACGATGGTTGAGGGACTATGATTCACGTTTGCGGATGACCGCGTTGGAGTAGGGCGTGAAATGCTTGTGTTCACAGAACCATATATGAATGTTGTTCCATaaggttgtgcccttttgctccgtGCCATGGATCGAATCGAGGCTATGGGCCAACCATGCATTGCACAATAGCTCgtcctcccacatgttgaagctttCTCCTCTACCTCTCTTCTTTGGATCATCGACCAAATCATCCAGATCATCATCCTCTCccttgtcttcctcctcctcaccctcctgttGCTGTCTGGCGGCTCAATCCGGCTGTTGTGTGCCCATCTGGGTGTTGGCCTGCTGCGTGCCCATTTGGGTGTTGGCCTGCTGTGTGTCGGTCTAGGTGTAGCCATGTTACGTTCCAGTCCGGGTGTAGTTGTCGTACTGGTGGGATCCGAGTCTTCCACCTGCCCGTCCATATAGGCACCTCCTCTTTCGCCCCCGTCTAATGAATGGTGTCCATCATCTCCCAGTCCCTGTTGTAGGTCGGCTCCCCCACTTTAGGCATACACGCGAACAGCGTGCGGGCACCCATCTGCTCTCCGCCCGCCATCTGCGCCAAGACCAGCTACGACGAAGAACACTCCGAGAATAGCAGAGGCGTTGTGTTGTAGTCGACGATGAACGACACGATAACGGTTATCGGGGACTGCCTACCCAGTTGCTTGGCGGCGTAGAAGTACGGAATCTTGTAATGCCCCGGCCATGGTGCCGTTTGTACGGTGAGCGACACCATTTGCGCACCGTGGCCACGATCTCCACCTCATCTGCGACCAGCACGACCGCCACCAGCATGCCCTCTGTCGGCAACCCGCTTCTTGAGGGTCTCCTCCTTTTGCGGCTTTTGCTTTGATGTGGTGATTTTGCCGCGTCGCCGAGTTGATCTTCCGGGCGAGCGGGATGTTCAGATCCTCCAGCACCTCTACCACGTCCTCCATCTCTCGCAGGCTCTCCTCCGTTTCCATGTGGCGTCGTTGGGAGGGAAGAAGAGAGTGGGAGAAAAGGATAGGAATTGGGTGGAGAGCAGCAGGATGGAAGAAGAGTGTGGGGACTGTACCACAAAAACAGGGCGGACAGCTACTAAAGCGCGCGCTTCGCCTGCCCTTTGGGTGGGTTGAGGGTGTCGAGTCCTACGTGCCTGCTGTCTGGACTCGCGCATAGCCCCTCACGTTCGTTCCAGTTTGTTGGAAAAATATAATCTGGGCCGCTCGGCGGACCGATACACGACCGCATCAATGACACAACTCGTGCGGATGTATGCAGACGATTTGAGGCCGGTGTTGGAGATGTTCTAATGTCCTTATCAATTCTGTAGGCACGCGGTGTAAGAATGTACTCCCtctaaaaacgtttttatattttggaacgaagggaataATATAATACACTCGCAAATTTCACTAGAAACGTTGTGAGAATATAGTAATGAGACGTGTTCTCTTCACTAGCACTGAATTTTGTTACTCTAACTAGTAATTTCCCAATATGCAGATTATAGTTACCCAATATCTCTACACTGTAAAATGACATAATCCCCAATCGTACGTATATAgatagagagagaaaaaaagattgTAGCTGTACCTTGTGAAAGCGGTAGTGGAGGAAACATTTGTGGCAAGTGGACTTGCGGGGCACGATCCTTCCTTAGGCTGATCGTAATGATAGTATCATATCTAATATTATGCATGCTAACTAGACTATTTTGCTAAGGTGGCataaaattaaatgaagaaagagagtgttgagtatcatatcatgatactgtatcatattaaatgttatgCTATTATGTgttatgcatgacaataaataaggtTACCTataatactaatatatgatactgtgCATTACGAAGGTAGTATCATAACTTAGTATCATGTGCATGATATTAAGGTATGATATTACCCATTACAAACAGCCTTACTTTGCAGAGAAGGAAATCCCCAGCACAAGACAGATCCAAAGAAGCTGATTCGACAAAGGACTTCCTTGGTAACTCCACCGCTCTCCTCTCATCCACCTGTGTGAAAGATAGTGTAAATAATTGCAGGCAACGCACAGCCCACAAgaggagtactactactagtagtactagtagagtaATTACTGTTATCCTCTTTCTCTCTCCTCTCATCTGCTCTTTTcaaacctctctccctctcttgctGACTGCCAACAACATGACAAGCAAGTCTCCACATCATGACATCACAGTCTCAACACCCTTTCAAACTTAACATCACCTTTTcattaaaatagttattattatagtaCTCCTggagtactccctccattcgaaaatacttgtcatcaaaatggacaaaaagagatgtatctagaactaaaatacatctagatacatcctcttttattcattttgatgacaagtattttcggacggagggagtactaattagccACCAGCAAAACCAAATCACAGCGATTGACACCTGGGCCCACATTATTCCGTGCCCCGATTAGAAAACAGTGTTCTTCAGAGTTGAGTACAGAGGAGAGAGCCCTAGAAAGAgaaagtagagagagagagagagagaaagagggttGGGGTAGGGTAGGGTCCAACAACTACTGGAGCCAAAAGTTCTCACATAAACCTTTCCTTCCTTCTCTCCCCTCTCCGCCCTATTTCTTCTTATCTTTCTGTCACACTGCCGCCTCCCTCGACTCGACTCCGCTCTTcctccgccccgccccgccctgccgtccgaggagaggagaggagaggagaccaAGGTAGGGTAGGCCGTTCCTCCTTCCTTGATCCTCGCCGATTTTACCTTCCGGCGTTGGGGATTTACCGGGCCTGCATTTCCGCCCGGGCGGAACAGATTAGAACGCGTTCACGAGGGGCTTCTAATCTGCCTAGGTCCTCGGATGCCCTCAACGGCCTCTCCGATCCTTCGTGCTTCCGCGTTTCTTTTTCCCCCACTTGTTTTTTAATTTTTGAAGATTTTGGGGGGTTTAATCTCCGCTCCTTTTTCGAGGATAAATCAATCAATCTCTTCTCGTGGTTTTCAACGACTACTCGTCATGGCCTTTCATCTTGGTTTTGGCTGAATTTTTCAGGAGATTTGCCGTTTTTTCTCTTCACGACGCAGCCGCTGCCGCTGCGAGGAAACAAAACAATCCCGTGAGGCAAGGACGGTTGTGAAGCAAAGGTGAGAATCAGATGATGATTGGTCAATCACACATGCCTTTATCTTTTTGTTTTCTTCGCCTTCTCCGTATGCCCATGCTTTCCTGATGCTTTAATCCAAGCCAAGGAACTACAATATGGAACCCTTTTAGTTTGGCTCTTGATTGGTTGTACAGTAGGAGTATTATACTAGCTGCAGCTCCTCGTGGAGTGATTCTTCTGTTTGCTCTTTTTTTCCCCAACCGAATCAGTAGATAGATTCTTCTAAATAAATTCTAGTATTAGATTAGAAAAGGCCGAACTTGTAAAATCAAGATATTGACACCCAAAAGGAAATTGCAGTGATCAAATGGCAGCCGAGTCCTCTGTTCCACAAACTTCCTCTGAATCGGCTGCTCACAAGATGGGCTTCTTCAGAGTCTCTGATCTTCTTGTCAAACTGAGCACCAAATGTTTGATTGAGTTGGATGCCGTCCGCAGCCCAACGTCTCCCTTAGACCTGAAATTGTTCACAGGCCTTGCTACCAAATCACCCAGATCGTCTTTCCTTGATGCCGGCGCAGCCAGCCAGAACCAAAAGATCTTGCTCGGGGACAGGGTTGGCCTTGGACTGGTGGATTCTCTCAGTCATGAAAACAACCCCACACCCTTGGGCAGCAGGAAGGTTCTCCTTGGATCTGAGATGAGGATTACTGACAACTTAACTCTCAAGAACAGCTCCACTGCTCCTAATCAAGCTGGACTGCTTGAACAGAAAGATGAGAATATGAGTGATGGACTCAACGGTAGTATCATGTCCCTGGATGACATTGTCAATTCAGAGGATTACACCTGTGTTGTTACCCGTGGTCCGAACCCTAGAACTACCCACATTTTTGGAGACCGTGTTTTTGAGTTTCAAGCTGAGCAACTGATGCCTGATGAGGGTGGGTGTGAGGAGAGTTTGGCCCCTCATCTGAATGGGGATACCATGAGCTTCTGTTGTTTTTGCGGTGACAAGCTCAAAGAAGGGAAAGACATCTATATCTACCAGTAAGTGTTCTAGTAAACTAGATGCAACCATCGTTATGTTCTCTTTTTTGCTGGTTTAATAGATCTACTGCTGTTCTGATTGTTCGTTAATTATTTGTATCATGTCTTTCAATCGTAGGGGTGACAAAGCCTTCTGCAGCATGGAGTGCAGGGAGAACTTCATGGAAGATGAGATGGAAGGTGAACCTTCGATAGGTCACTCTGATCCCAGCTGCCCATCCTTTGACAATCGTCGCATTTTCCAACTGATCCAGTGACCAGCGAGCATCAGTAAACACTTGATGTGGTCGTATCTGAAGCGCTGTCTGAGGTTAATAAGCTGCAGCCATGGATGTGATCATGCTGATCAAGTTTTTGCCTGAAGATTTTGTCTGCTGCGGCACTGATGAATTTACCCCCCTTAATGATTTCTTTATTTTCGTTACCTGGATCCTCAAATTTTTGGAGGAGCCTGAACGATGACTGTGCTTCTGGTCATATTATTATTTTGATCGGAaaagggtgtgtgcgtgtgtttgcCTGAGCCCCAATTTCAATTGGACGTCATTTTGTCGACGCCTATTGAGTATTGTGTCATGTATCTGAACCTAAGCTTCTACATGTATTTGCATGTGGTACACAATAATATTTGAGTATACTATCTTGTTCACCTTTCTTTCTGTGTTGGGTCTTCATTTGATGATTAGAGTTCTTATATGGCAAGAACTATCTGATTCTTGGCAGGAGTAGTGTCTGTTTGTGGCTGTGCAAATCATAACCCCCATGACTGGTACATTGAGATGCTGCCATCAGTTTCGGGCGACTGCATTTGTTTGAGTGAACTTGCCGAAACTTGGTTGTGATCAGTACTTGATCATTGAATTAGCCGACAAGTTGCTACTACTGTTAAGTGTCTAATACTGCGAATGGGGTCACTGTCTTCGGATTGGCTCCCTGTGTTCGTTAGCTCAGGAGTACCTGTCATTGCAGGTGCGAGAGCTAAGGTTGCCTTCAGATTTTTATGAAGGTAGTTCCGCGTGTTTGAGAGTTCATTTTTTTTATAATAACAGTACTTCATCGATTGATGAACATCATGACAAAGCTCGTCCCTGATACAGTCCGGAACCACACCATGATAAATACGATTTACATCCTGCTCATAACTCCGAGCTAATTTGTGTGCCGCTACATTCAAATCACGCCTGACATGTAAAAAAGAACATCAAGTAAACCCGGACGTGAGAGACTCGATGCCAGCGACAACAGCCCCCACTCTTTGATCGATCTTGGACCTTAGACTTGACTTGATCCTGTTCACCATAGAGAGGCAATCTGACACCTCGCGGGTCTGTCATAAAGCCTTCAGTTCAACAAACCTCTAGAGCACGCCGAATGGCAAGTGCCTCTGCCAATTCAGGTTCAGAAAAGCATTGAAGCTGCTCATTGCTGGCAACCAGGCACAGAGGCACTCACCAAGATGGTTCGTAGCCACAAAGCCCATGTCCATCCGCGGACTAGAGGGAAACAGCACCGCATCAacatccacagccaccgagcctgcTGGTGGCGGAGTCCAAATGATAGTTGAACAAGATTCGCGCAAGGTTCGGGCTTAGAACAATGCTGCACCATCATAAGGACATAGGCTCGGATTTTTGAAGCAGTTCTCGCAGGTTGCACAACAGTACCATTATTACGTACTCCTCCTTTCTTGTGTCCCAAATGTGCCATGGAGTGATTGCCAACAATGTAGCTTGAAGTTTCAAAGAGAGTTGATAGTTATGCAGATTTGTGAGTGCAGGCTACTTGGATGCATCAGTGTGAACTAGAACCGACCAGGATTTAGCAATATTGGTGCAAATACTTGAGATAATTATTGGATGACAAGAACAATCAAGATCATGACAAAACAgtgcaaattccatgtgcttgacaACTAGAAAATCACGTGACACAATCCCACAATGGAAAACCATCGGATTGTCAACAGGTAAACGCTTTTCCGATAAAATACATCACAGTGAAGTTTCTGTGAACAAAATCACATAAACATATTTGGACATTCCTGCCGTATTCTTATCTGTAGCATCTGGCTTCCATTCCTCAGGTAAAACAGTGGTCCCTTGCTACAAAATCATACTGGTAGTATTCGTTCTAGGAAGGATAATCAAGAACTGAATAACTCGAGCATAGATAGCAAAACAAGTTTATTCTGTTGCAAATAGTTAACACAGCGGAGCGAGTTATTTTgatttctctttctctttcttctgatCGGGGGCTCTTGACCCTATAATGCTACAGATGGGTTGATCTGGCGACTGAAGCAATTTCAGCGCCGGGTGGACTATCAGATCGCGCATCAGCAGTTTCTGCCCGACGTCCAACTCGCTTAGGTCCACTTCAATGTATGGCGGGACTATGTCAGCAGGGCAGAGAAACTTGACAGTTCGTTTTATGGTGTTGAAGTAAGCTCCTGCATGGTTGCAAATATAATCACATTAGCCTGGATTTTATTATGAACAATGTAACATCACATAATACAACAGGAATACAGCTGGATAAGGGCTGAATGCACAAGTCCTAGAGCAGTACATAATAATATAACAAAGGCAATGCTCATTCACCAGAGTTTTTTCAGAATATCAAGTTCAGCGTACACTGAATAACTGATCCACTCACCAGTATGAAATGATAAACACAGCACAGGTAACAAGAGCCATTAGACAACACTTAATTTGTTAGTGCTTTGCTCAACAGAGATGAGGCCTTCTCGCTAGCATAGTTCAAGAAATTACCCCAAGTAACCTAAATATTGTTTTATATTATATGTAAGAGAACTGGCATGATGAAGAAATTGTTTCTAAATGATCTAGGGTTTGGGCCCGCCCAATTTTGATGTGGAAAAACCTGGAGAACTTTTCAATTTAGCATTCCAAGTTAGTGTTACGTAAGATAGATGCATCATCGGTATACATGTTACATACCTTTCCTGAGGCCAGGTGAGGCGTCCTCCCCAATGTACATTAAAGGAACATCTATTTTGAGCAGTGCCGAAGAAGGTGCTCTCATGAATGTCACATTCAGAGGTTCATCAGTGCCTGCGTGCAAGTGCACCTGCAAATATAGATATAAAAAAAAGTCAGCCAATAGATTCTCAGTACCACATTCCATTGATTCACAAATCCATAACTGCACCAGTTATTCTAACATATGCCTATAAAGAGCCATATAGGGTCAGTTTTCAACTGATATTGTAAGGTAGATGAAGGTATCTGGCTGATTTCTTGCAGTGAGCTAGAAAACCCAAGTATCTATAATTCATTAGTCAAGGAACCAGCTCCGTAGTAAGCTGGACAGTGTTCGCTGCTGCCAACATCAGAGATGGCGATTCTCACAATGCTTTTAAAAGCAGCCATTTCTGCAAGCCATTTGATTCTCCTACCTCAACGAAGGAAGGTTTATGTCTGATCCACATTGTACAAGATCGCACATAGGTCAGCATATTAATCAATTTAGTGTGGTATGAAAGGTAATGAGCACATTCCAGCGCTGTTTGGAATGCAGGAATTTAGCAAGAAACAACTCAATTTCCTTAAGAACCAAGGGGAAATGGATGCTCTATGTGCactgcaacccttcatctatcatgCTAACAAAGACAGGTAGATAACCAAATAAGATGGACGCTAACGATCACCCAAGAGCAATAAAAGGATGAACTGAATTTgcttgcaccatgttaatctatcctCCTCGGCACATAAGAAAAAACTTGTGTTACTTCATCAAGAGCTTGGCACTTGGAATGGATGCTCTGATTCACCCTTAAACAAGAAATTGCAAGTCTTTCAAGATAATGAAGGCGTGCAACAGACTTTTCATGTTGCCACACCTGAGTTCACCCAGTGCCCATTTGCTGATAAAATATATCCTAAGGTAACACACATGGTGCATTTACTGAAGGGATAGTCCATTAGAATACACAACCTATCAACTAAACTTGCAGGTCCATTATTTTCCAGTATTTCACAGACTAGATCAAAATCTTACTTGCTACTAAGTAAGAACATTAGCAAAACAATAAACACAAACCAAGAAGCACCATTTTATTGTCTTGAATTGAGGTAGGAAACACTGTCCCCGAACAGAGTAGACTTACAGATCAACTAGCTGATTAGATCGCCGAACAATTAGAACTTTTCAATCAAAGGCACCTTCAAATTATCACTAATCAGGTTATTTGTTCCTCAATGGTTTTCTACTACAATGCAGTTCTCAAATTGCAACCTAAAACAGAAGTATTTCATTCCGAAATGCCAAGCCCAGCTATATAAATGTTTATCATGCACATTAACAAGCGCGAGACAAATACCGGGTTATTGTAGAAAATGTCGACCCTTGGTAGAAAACAAGGGCTCACTAACCATTAAGAGAACCCACCTTGCGCGGCAGGACGCGGACGCTCTCGATGAGGTCCCCCTGCCCGGCCTGCTCGGACCAAACCTGGAGACGGAAGAGGCGGGAGAGGAAGAAGGACCGTCCGAGGTGGTCGACGAGCTTGCGGATCTGCTTGGACGGCACCGAGACGAGGCGCTTGTTGCCGCCCTCCTGGCCATTCTCCTGCTCGAAGACGATGGCCGGCACACGCCCAGCCTTGCGTTCCTTGGCGGCGAAGTGCCGGCCAGAGGAGTCCCTCGGGACGGCGAAGATCACCTCGTCGTGCTTCGCGTCCGGCCGCGGGTGACCAGGGAGGTAGTCGAACGGCGGCGACAGGAGTTCGTCGATGTTGTGATCTGGGGCGGAAACCGCTGCGGCGGAGGCGGAGAGGTGCCGGCGGATGAGGGGGAGGGTGAGCGTCTGAAGTGGTCGCCGGAGGAGCATGGCGGCCGCCGGTTGGTCGTCGCGGGTGTAGGGTTTTTGGGAGGTGGGATGAAGAACGCAACGCGACGGTGATGATGGCCGACTTTGGGGGTTCGGCGAGAATGGTGATGGTTTAGGGCTTTGCGTGGGCTATGGGTGTTGGGCCTGAATGGGGAGCCCGTCGTGGGTAGGAAGGCCTTCCATTTTAGGGCATCTACAATGAGGCGTTTGAATCACCTTTGACGTGTTTGATTGCCGTTTGCTACAGTGCATGCATCGCATACACTTCTCAACCTAGCTTGGTTGAGCAAAAACAAACCCTAATACGTCATCTGCAACTTGTTTGGTTGCCTGTATCTAGTGTCCCTGTATTAGATAATACGCAAGTGCATTTTGTTTGGTTGTTTGCATTGGCCCAAGCGGCACATGAACACGGCGTTTGGTTGCATACGACGTACATGTTGTGCTTACCTTGTACCCTAGTTGATGAGCTTACCCACACCTAGCACACCAACGCCACAAACACAACAATGGGATGAACTGGGTGAAGATGATGAAATTCTTCAGCTTCAGCCCAAACTGACGATCCACCTTGACACCTTCAACCTTGCCACTGTCAACACTGCTACCTCCGTGCTTTCGCACCCAGTCGGAGTAAGCTTGTTCTGCTGCTTGCCTAGTCTTGAATCCTCTATGgttgctgttgctatatgatgccACTTGTGCACTAGCTTCTTCCCATGAATTATAAATCTCTGAAACCTTAGTGATGAACACGGCATATCACTTGTCCTAGCAATGCACAAGAGCAAGAgttgaagcagcaaatcaatggagcacacaagtagcaagcaaaatagcacacaaacaacaatggagcagaagagaataagtaaagcatgcatgatcatatgGCATAACAAGTTCTTCATAGCACTACTTTGATGttaacctaccaccacatccaaaagagggcgtcgtcctaccaccgcaagttcaccatcagcgcgaggggttagtatataccacctcatcaaaatatacagaccatcaaatagtttttgagccctaactacacaaaatgtacgtcgtcatcctcatcgtcgtcgtcgccaccgccatcgccgtcggggatcatgcacgctcacaggcagcactactctagtagtagtgcttgcccagccagctcctgagccatagCACCCTGTGAGCGTCGGCCATGGCAATGAACCCAACCCCCTGGGCCTTGTTGTCAAGCATGTGGCTGAGAGCTGCCATGAGAGCCTCGTTGCTGAAACCACCCTAGGTCATGACAACGCCATACAGGTCATGGTGGACGTCGAGAGGCTTGCACTCCCTGATGGCtgttgccacctccttcaccgcctcagtcatgctgcaaaagacattaatctcctcctccatcaggcttcctctcttcctcttcctatcatggACGGGGTCAAATGGCTTGTCGAAGGGCTTCACGAAGGGCTTGTCAGAGCCATCAAGGACCTCGACGTCCGGTGTCTCAGGGAAGTCTGgcatgggagaaccaagaggctcccccgagcccatggcatgcttcTCAGTTGCCAGCCCGAAAGAGAAGATGTGCTGCATCTGGCTGTAGTTCTGTatgggtgtgttgaggaactcagcgtcccttgggtggtcctaagaatgaaacacaagtgttgttagtt
The Triticum dicoccoides isolate Atlit2015 ecotype Zavitan chromosome 3A, WEW_v2.0, whole genome shotgun sequence genome window above contains:
- the LOC119268298 gene encoding 50S ribosomal protein L25-like, with protein sequence MLLRRPLQTLTLPLIRRHLSASAAAVSAPDHNIDELLSPPFDYLPGHPRPDAKHDEVIFAVPRDSSGRHFAAKERKAGRVPAIVFEQENGQEGGNKRLVSVPSKQIRKLVDHLGRSFFLSRLFRLQVWSEQAGQGDLIESVRVLPRKVHLHAGTDEPLNVTFMRAPSSALLKIDVPLMYIGEDASPGLRKGAYFNTIKRTVKFLCPADIVPPYIEVDLSELDVGQKLLMRDLIVHPALKLLQSPDQPICSIIGSRAPDQKKEKEKSK
- the LOC119268297 gene encoding FCS-Like Zinc finger 11-like — its product is MAAESSVPQTSSESAAHKMGFFRVSDLLVKLSTKCLIELDAVRSPTSPLDLKLFTGLATKSPRSSFLDAGAASQNQKILLGDRVGLGLVDSLSHENNPTPLGSRKVLLGSEMRITDNLTLKNSSTAPNQAGLLEQKDENMSDGLNGSIMSLDDIVNSEDYTCVVTRGPNPRTTHIFGDRVFEFQAEQLMPDEGGCEESLAPHLNGDTMSFCCFCGDKLKEGKDIYIYQGDKAFCSMECRENFMEDEMEGEPSIGHSDPSCPSFDNRRIFQLIQ